A portion of the Deltaproteobacteria bacterium genome contains these proteins:
- a CDS encoding AAA family ATPase, with protein sequence MGTTVRRYLNARSPLRLLEKGLHGGLGRGNLGLVLAGRGVGKSSFLVGVALDDLLRGKPVLHVACDHTVQHVRDHYDTVFEDLAATTHLENPSVVRAELDRLRRIRAYPPSAFDAKRLREALELERELGAQPELIVVDGLDVEARSREELEAWAAAAREAEAEIWITAHAPAERIDGLPPALRPLADLFGVILALEPGTDAVRLRALKDHGNPDLAALHVALDPRTLLLVRS encoded by the coding sequence ATGGGCACCACGGTTCGCCGCTATCTCAACGCCCGCTCGCCGCTGCGCCTGCTCGAGAAGGGGCTCCACGGCGGCCTCGGCCGGGGCAACCTCGGGCTGGTGCTGGCCGGGCGCGGGGTCGGCAAGTCCTCGTTCCTGGTCGGCGTCGCCCTCGACGACCTGCTGCGCGGGAAGCCCGTGCTCCACGTCGCCTGCGACCACACGGTGCAGCACGTCCGCGACCACTACGACACGGTCTTCGAGGACCTGGCGGCGACGACCCACCTCGAGAACCCCTCGGTGGTGCGCGCCGAGCTCGACCGGCTGCGCCGGATCCGCGCCTACCCGCCGAGCGCCTTCGACGCCAAGCGCCTGCGCGAGGCGCTCGAGCTCGAGCGCGAGCTCGGCGCCCAGCCGGAGCTGATCGTGGTCGACGGCCTCGACGTCGAGGCGCGCTCGCGCGAGGAGCTCGAGGCCTGGGCGGCCGCCGCCCGCGAGGCCGAGGCCGAGATCTGGATCACCGCCCATGCCCCCGCCGAGCGCATCGACGGCCTGCCGCCGGCGCTGCGCCCGCTCGCGGACCTGTTCGGCGTGATCCTCGCGCTCGAGCCCGGTACCGACGCGGTGCGCCTTCGCGCGCTCAAGGACCACGGCAACCCGGACCTCGCGGCGCTCCACGTGGCGCTCGACCCGCGCACGCTGCTGCTGGTCCGCTCCTAG